In Mytilus trossulus isolate FHL-02 chromosome 6, PNRI_Mtr1.1.1.hap1, whole genome shotgun sequence, a single window of DNA contains:
- the LOC134721282 gene encoding uncharacterized protein LOC134721282, with protein sequence MPRQLSTSLSDLILAISAFYVANQLYNHHLKPSIGLIIQGIAASVGIIRFSMENPEGSLIFKGHKFFSWLAATFGVPTIALGFCGIYGSAVLANKIIIFVGIVAVSSLFLPTNMRQLTTQAVSGFAMLTILLLCFMNRNWYGLSAAVLYVVSGLIGGSDGQIGPFYKVDILHYGLVIGNIMFWYSFPTVDPPPNSNTKHYLQNF encoded by the coding sequence ATGCCTCGTCAACTGAGTACCTCACTCAGTGATCTCATCCTAGCTATTTCAGCATTTTATGTTGCAAACCAGTTATATAACCACCATCTTAAGCCATCTATTGGACTAATTATCCAAGGAATAGCAGCCTCTGTTGGCATCATTAGATTCAGTATGGAAAACCCAGAAGGATCTCTTATTTTCAAGGGCCACAAATTCTTCTCATGGTTAGCAGCTACATTTGGCGTTCCGACAATAGCTTTAGGATTTTGTGGCATTTACGGTTCAGCTGTCTTAGCAAACAAGATAATAATATTTGTTGGCATTGTTGCAGTATCATCCTTATTCTTACCAACAAATATGAGACAGCTGACAACTCAAGCTGTCAGTGGATTTGCAATGTTAACAATCCTCCTGCTGTGTTTTATGAACAGAAATTGGTATGGTCTTAGTGCTGCAGTATTGTATGTTGTTTCTGGGTTAATTGGAGGGTCAGATGGACAGATAGGACCATTTTACAAAGTTGACATTCTTCATTACGGTCTTGTTATTGGAAATATTATGTTTTGGTATTCATTTCCAACGGTGGATCCACCACCTAATAGCAATACAAAAcattatttgcaaaatttttga
- the LOC134721269 gene encoding zinc finger TRAF-type-containing protein 1-like → MSDIPGPSALAIMDENSNKENMDIFYEPEKKKVKVEEKEKEKNALEYRLSGILCCAVCLDLPKTCYQCTNGHLMCAGCFNHVLADSRLKDETATCPNCRCEISKNLCSRNLAVEKAVSELPTECQYCYCHLPRNQVDYHERELCEERPSLCKYSRIGCCWCGPFHELAEHEIGCGHLMKPGAEIMESLAEVDKYNETQLKLYKDIVSLFSCEKVTFNDLQMKPYRTDDFTTKLFYETSRFSAFNFQWVIKARINNDQKNPALTTDRTLSYQLVLKSKFTTPISLSYIVLKGPYGEIKINPYIYTHDFVQDNVETAYNDLPIINSVECNKLLAGRTINLRLIMVMMN, encoded by the exons ATGTCTGACATACCAGGACCATCAGCCCTTGCTATAATGGATGAAAATTCCAATAAGGAAAACATGGACATATTTTATGAACCTGAGAAGAAGAAAGTCAAAGTAGAggagaaagaaaaagaaaaaaatgcccTCGAATATCGCCTTTCCGGAATCTTGTGTTGCGCAGTTTGCTTGGACCTGCCCAAAACCTGTTACCAG tgTACCAATGGTCATTTGATGTGTGCTGGCTGTTTCAATCATGTACTCGCTGATTCAAGACTCAAAGATGAGACAGCAACCTGTCCCAACTGTAGATGTGAAATCAGCAAAAACCTTTGTTCCAGAAACCTGGCTGTGGAGAAAGCAGTGTCAGAACTGCCAACAGAGTGCCAGTACTGCTACTGCCATCTACCACGTAACCAGGTTGATTATCATGAACGAGAATTGTGTGAGGAGAG GCCTTCTTTATGCAAGTATTCCCGCATTGGTTGCTGCTGGTGTGGACCATTTCACGAACTGGCTGAACATGAGATTGGCTGTGGACATCTCATGAAGCCAGGAGCAGAAATAATGGAATCTCTGGCAGAGGTGGACAAGTACAATGAGACCCAACTCAAATTGTACAAAGACATTGTCTCACTTTTTTCATGTGAAAAAGTTACTTTTAATG ACTTACAGATGAAACCTTACAGAACAGATGATTTCACCACCAAGTTATTCTATGAAACTAGTCGTTTCTCAGCATTTAATTTTCAATGGGTCATCAAAGCAAGAATCAACAATGATCAGAAAAATCCAGCTCTTACAACAGACCGTACTCTGTCTTATCAACTAGTGTTGAAATCTAAATTTACAACACCAATCAGTCTGTCCTACATTGTGCTCAAAGGCCCCTACGGCGAAATAAAGATCAACCCCTACATTTACACACATGACTTTGTACAAGACAATGTAGAAACAGCATACAATGACTTACCAATAATCAACTCTGTAGAATGTAATAAATTATTGGCCGGTCGAACCATTAATTTACGACTTATAATGGTTATGATGAATTAA